From Daucus carota subsp. sativus chromosome 6, DH1 v3.0, whole genome shotgun sequence:
ATTCTTTGGCAACCTCTTCCTGCAAAAGGACATAGTATTTTATTCTAACTATGTATTTTATTCTAACTATGTAAATCAATTAAGCTATTTTTTAAGCATACAGCACATAGGTACATAGAGACCTGGGTCTGTAAGCATGCTGGAGCAACCACAGTGACAGTAGCAAATCagatataacttttttttttactaaaaacaCTTTAATGAAGATAAGTCTGGTGCTATGAAGTACGAAATTAAGCAACACAATGGATTCCCCTGTACAAACTATTGATGGAATGTATAATTTGTCGCAATAAAGGTTTTGAGGTTACCGGATGACTTAAATACAAGAGGTAAAAAATAATACCCGAACAAGCAACAAAAGATAGAAAATAAGATGAAAGGTTTTCAGCAAGGATGACGAGATTATGGGGGTATGGTATCGACACAATGATGAGTTGGTACATGTTGCAAAAGTGTGTCGGATGCAAATCAGAAAGTAGATTAAACTTTAGTGAAGGAGAGACCTAATATAAGTTATATTATTGGGAAttatcttttcttttattaGTGTCTCCCTAGAGAAACCTCCTTGCCATTGAGAAGCCCCAAGGTAGTGCTTCTTCAGCAGTTGAATCAAGCTAttgtactccttccgtcccagccatttgtttACAtatggtttgggcacggaggtcaagaaatatatatatatatatatattatatatatatataaagtagtggaaaagagaaagagaagtgggtgaaatggtgggacctattgatttttgatatataaaatggagatagtggaatagaagtagtgtgaaaaaggaagaaaagtggggaagtggtgggacccattgactatttttggtaagttttgaaatgtaaagaattggatgggacacccagAAAAGGAAACTGTACAGGAATGGTtcggacagagggagtagttctTAATTCTAATCTTGGTGTAGTGGGTTTTATGCAGTCAGTTCGTTCCACCCAAGCTTATCttcttttcattgtttttacttAAATTTCTGTCTAGCATCACTTCACAATGTTGTGAGCAAAAAAATTATTGGTAATATAATGGGTACGAGGGAGCAAAGATTCCACAAGGCCATTAAGAGATGCTGGTAAAGACAGATTCATATGGTGTTATATTTGCCCATATTTAGAGAAAGTACTCCAAAGcaatttacaaaataatgacCTCACGATTATAGATTCAATCTGAAATATAAAAAGTTTTTTCCCGATCAAGTGAAGATTAGTCTAAGCTTATCTTAGAAACAAAGAGAACATCTTTAAATGTTGACGAAGTTGTGTTGGTGCAAATTAAAGCTCAATAGGATATTAATGGCAGCCATGACTCCCTCCCTCTTGTATGAGGTGTGTTGCCCACTTATTTCCCCGAAACAAGAGATCAAAGGGATCCTATCAAGTAATAATGAGATTAAAAACCGAAGCTTCTTTGGCCGAACCCGCTGGCTCCAGAACAGGGGACCAGCACCAACGCAACTAGAAAGAGATTCTATAACCACAAAGAATTCGGTTCAGATGTAGGATACACCCATCCAGAGTCTTCTAATCAGTCTCCGGACGCCAATGTCAACGCCCTTAATAAAGGATTACGTATGATTTTAGAATTCCACCATTATACAAATGACACCGTCTGAGAAGCAATCTCTCACTGGTTTCAGAAAGATTACACCAGCACAAAATCTCATGATTATGTTTCCATGCAGACTCATGCTAGAGATATGttgtattataataaaaatctaGGGCCAAAAAACAAATTGGACTCCTAGGTTTATTCgtaattaaaaacaaatgatAATTCTATGTGTTCGCCTGTAAACATAGTGGTCAAAATTGTATATTCAGTTTCCTTGAAGGAATAAAAGGTATCACAAATGAGGTGTGTTCACTTCAAAGGCCAATATTAGGCACTCTACTTCGGATTTGCAATCTATGTCAAGTCGATCCACAACTAGACTCAATGACTCATTTATCATCTACTTATTCTAAGCAATCTCTAGAACTGCAACAGATAAAAGATAACACAAAAAGTgaaaataccttgaatttcatAAAAGGAATCTGCTTCTGAATACGAAAATGACGaactttttcaaaatcaacaagATCAAAATGAATATCCTTTCCAATCTGCTGCAACAGGTCTTCATCACGAGCAACCTAAAGCTCCAGTTGGATGACTCAGTAACCCATTAATCCTAATATCCTATACAGGACCACGTACGCAGACAGAGGATAAAGAAAGCACTAAAATAAACTATCACCTTTACAATTGTATAAAGGTGTGCTTCTGCTTTATATCTTCTTTTATACTCCTTCTCTTCCTGTTCTTTCTTCAACTTTATCTGAAAACATCAAAATGTGTTACTATAATATTGACAAAATCAGAACTACAATTCATCTCTCTGAAGATTACCCTTAGGTGTTCTGCGATCTCTTCCTCATCCACGTCACAAATTATCTTCTCTTTGTCACTTTCACGTATATAAACAAGCATGTATGCATTTGAGCATTTTGTAAATTTGAAAGGCGCATTGTTAAAACCAGGATTAGTTGGGGTAAACTGTCCACAAAGACAAAGTAGTGAACCAATGGCcataataagaaaaaatatagtaaattaaAACACAAAGGAGAGGAAATCAGGTGATTCCACAACTGAAAGCCAGATCAGGCAGCAGGATCACATTAACAAAATGCTACTTTACCTCTTCATCACCGCCATATTGCTCTTCAAGAGCACTGtccaaattttcttttgtaaccCGTTCATCATCAAATTTAAACCTGAAACAGCAATTTACATCAATAAGATTTATGCCAGACCAAAGTTTAGATGATTTCCCCTCTAAAATCACTGCAAATACATATATTCAGGTGTAAACTTAATCACAGACGAACCTACATTCGCCATCCAATTTTGTTAGACCAGGAGAGTGTAGCAAAAGAATAACAAGCCATTAAAAAGGGATAACGGTCAATACAATTCACAGTGAATGGGGTTGTAATTCCAATGGAGCATGCTCGAACTCATTTCAAACTCGACTCAATAAAATGTGCTCAATGGCTAGAACCCAATTCGAGTTCAAACAATTCCTTGACTCAACTTGGGCTAGAAAGCTTGTTAATAGGCTTAAACCAGATTCAGTCAAGTTTAAACACATTTTCTAgacttgaaaattaaaaaaattaaactcaaactttaaaaaaaaattagagactTCTGGTTCGAATTACACCCCTAACCATAAAAATCCAGCCAATTAATTTCATAAGAGAGTTAAATTTTATCCTCTTCCTGCTTTATATAGATATTGTTGTGCAACTCGTTTCAGTCCAGCCAACCTACCATTAGGAACAATCCATCAAGCTCAAAATTAAGATGATGTATATTGTCAGAAGCCAGCTTGTTTAACCATACAAATCAATTGATCAACTTATAAGCCCATATAAACTTGAGTGGTTTGTTTGTCAAATAATAACTCACCTTAATACAGGAGTTCTTTCTTTAATCTTAAAAATCCAGGAGTTACAACTTTTTTAGCTAAATTATCCACACACAATTCATAAAAATAACTTGTATTTATAAGTCATGAACAAAGTATAAAAGTACCAGAAAGCCAAGCAGCTCTATGTGCCTTCTTGCTACATCTTTACAATTTAACTTGCAAAATAATTCAGTTATCAAGTTGgataaaaaattatgttctgTTCATTAAGTTCATACGCTAGTACTACCAAGGGGTAAAACAATTACCTAGAGTTAAGTTGGTAATTTGACTAGGAAAAATTAATATTACCCTCAACACGTACAACTGAGATGTTATATTTATAAGTTTCAAAATTTGATTACTTGCAAAATTTGCATTATCTGCCAAAATCTCCAAGCAGATAAGAAAGAACTTCTAATaaagaaatttaatattaaacgaAACGGCTCCAGACAAAAAGGATCATTTATAAGGTAAGCCAGAAGCCCCTAGTATGAGCAGTCATATTACCtatgaaaataaaagtaaaggatttataaaaaagattagTAAGTGCACACCATTGTTCAGAAAGAGTTGGCCTGATATATGCATAATAATGTCCACCATGCAGCCCTCCACTATGAACCAAAACACTGTGGTCAATGGAAATGAAAATTAAGGTTAGTAACATGGAGACAAAGGAACACggaaatttatcaatttatgtCACAAacatttacaaaataatataagtaCTTCCCAATTTCTAGAAACAATTGTTCCCATCCTCAGGAGATGGTGTAACAATTCCATACCTGTGAAGAGTATAAAGGTTGCGAATACTCCTATCTGCATCGGGTGATAGATATTTTCCATCCTCTATATCAAGGTCAAGCTCCAAAGGAAATTCATATCGGTCATTTATCTGAATGAAACGATCAGCCAAGAATTAAATAACATAATGAAAACCAAACTACAGGAAAAGCAAGACAGTAACCAGGTGCTAGACTTGCATAGAATGTGAAGAAGTACAACCATTTAACTTCCTTTGATTTTCAAACTTCTTCCATCTtcgaaatatttaataaaatgataagaTATGACATGTTGACTATGATAGCCAATTGATATAAGTACTAAATACTTAGGTTAATAGCTGTAAATCCCATGGATATTATGGCATTTTTAGATACTAGTCCTAATATTCAATTATTAGATGCAAATTAGAACTGGTCACAGATTGTGAAACATAAATCAATATCAGTATTTtagttgttttttatttttatacacaaGTAGATCGACACAGATTAATACTAGAGTAATGCAGAACATGAGCAACAACGATAACAAATCCTTTACCCCAAAAAATTGGGGGTAGACTATCTACTGTCACTCCCTTGTCTTccatatatttgtaaataacttccaactcaaatatttattaatagcAACTTCGATCTTTTAAAGAAGCCTGGAGCAGAAAACTATACATGTATGACATGCATTCACCACAAACAATACACATGAACCGGAAAAATTAAACAAGGTTCTATAATACACCTTAACCATGGTGTCTCGCATAAAATCATATTCAAACCGCTTTAATTGAAGTTGAAGAACCGGAGGGAAGTTGCTGAATAAGACACCTCTTTTAGCATCCTGAAATTCAAAACAAAGGTCACAAGATTTTTAAAAggaattaatatatgaaaatacaaaCAATGAAAAGTTATACTATGTTGACCAACAGAAAAATCGATACTCCTAAGGTCCTCCAATCATGAAAATTATAATGGCTACAGATCACAACCCTATATTAAAtgattcaattaaatataaaataaatacaatagTCTAAAATAGAATGTGGGAAATgcattacatatataaagattaaaaaaatactgACACTTATCCTGATGGACTGTGAGTCCAACAGTAGGATTATTATAAATAACCTACTACAATAAACTCCTAGCTCCACATGAAAttgatgaaaataaatataagtagATGTTGATTCTATTCATTAACAAAGACAGAGCTTCCTTTCATTGTCATTTTTCCCATCACACAACCAACCCAGATAAAACCTTTACGAGAGGATGCCTTTTTTGAAATTAGCATAATGGATGTTTAACTTAAATGATGCATTAACCATACATGAAAAGCTTTCTTATCTGCGGAATAAAGAACGAAACCTTTTTCAACCAAGAATAAATTTCGCAGCTTAAAAGACATATTGCGCAGAATCTAAAAACCCGTTTAGCAAATCTTATTGTCAATGTATACTTATATTTACAAAACAGAACTTTCATATGTACTTATGTTCCGTCAAAAAGCGCTTAACTTTTCGAAAATGTAGCCAAACAGACTCTGAAGGTAGACTGTTGAACTATTTGGCAAAGATTCTGATAATCTGTCCTTCAATATGTACAGTATTTGATAGCAATGTAGCAGGGTACCTTGTAGCCAAAGGTATGCCTTCTAATTATACTCATGTCAACCACAATTTCACTAGTGTTGCCCTTTGGGCCTGTCACTATGATTCTAAGAATTGAGAGCTAGGTGATCCATAAGATGAGCGGAAGGTAGTCGGGATGAAAGCCGATCCAATTTTTCATCGATTAAAGCCTGGCTATTGGGGCAACAGACCAAATTTGGATTGTTCTAAACCAAACGTCCAAACCcaaacagactttgcaacaacTCATCTTAGTGAAGTAAAAATGAATACCAACAATTACAAAGCTTCTCGCTGCAGAATCTGAATTGTAATTGTAATTTAACCAGTAAACCAATATATAACGGCAGCTCCACCTGTAGGAAGGCGGAAAAGGTTCATAGATACCGGTAACCCATCTAACTGCAATCTTTAATATCACTCAAGTGAGCTCCTCATTTTACAACATTGGCTTGGAACtggatatatatttatacatgtcTCCAACACGCATTTAGATCATATGACAAGCCAAAAGATGAATCAAGAAAAAGTACTGTATAAACATTAAAATTGAAGTCTAGAAGTCtatttatatcttaaaatagAACAGCAGATATTGGCAACCACCTAAAGGATATAATTGCTCATCCTAGATGTAAATGTATCATAAGATTTTGGCTAAAATAACTCAACAGTTAAAATGATCTGTTCGTAAGAAATTTGCAATTGACACAAGCTAAATTCGAGAATCATAACATTCTGTGACAATTGATAAACAAGCAAATTATGCCCCAACAAAACTTTTAAATAGTAAATCTTGAATAATATATCAGATAATAACAACTTAGtcaaattttttcatattaaaatgACAATTATTCGAATTACTAATGTTTGAGGCAACAAAATAACAACACGATCAAAATTGTTTTCATATTAGAATGACAATTATGCCAATTACTAATGGTTAAAAACACATAGTTGCAATCCCTGACCTGTAAGCCATGATTTTCAGCATGATACTTGTTATCACCCCCAAGATGTTCAACCTCCACATATTTATCAAATGAAGCATAAACATCGCGACATCCTTTAACATCAAGTTGGATATCTGACAGGGAAAAAAATTACCATATTATGTTGTGGGAGACAATTCGGAGGAAACTTTCAcctctaaaaaatattttataacaagGATCAGACAGATTATATATCTACTACAATACCATGGAAAGATTCTTTTCTAAGTGATTTGTAGTCCACATTGATGCATTCAATATAATTCACGTGATGTCcttcaaataatttttgaattgtCCCTTCCACAGCGGTTCCCTAAGGCAGCATGTTAGTAGTCTAATTTCAGAACAAACTTATGATAACTTGTGTTTTGGTAGTGAAAAGATACCTTCATCTTCTGTTCGAGCTTTTCACTCAACACTCTGTTCAGTTCTTGCACATCATGCTGCATTAAAGAGTCACATGTTTCCCATCCAAAAGACTTTGTTAATTCCTTGGTTCCAACACTGGTATCATGATACTGAAGCTTAAAGAACAAAGTCTGCAGAGCTAGCGGAATGCTTCCTGAGGGtatttcattttcagttgtaggCATATGATACACAGCCTGCCACAAAAAATATCATAGGAAACATAAGGCTATAAAATCTGGTTACCTAGTGAGCATGAAAACCGGGGACTGCATACTAACCTTCCTGAAGTATGGTATATGGTACAAAAATTGAAGAAGGGAGTTCATGTAACAAGTCGCTCCTTGATTTTTAAGCCCAACATAACCGGTCATCTTCTTAGAGTCATAACCCCGGTAGTCAATAACCTTACGTACAGCAACATCAGCTTCAATGAAACATGTATCTCGCAGAAGAAAACCTTTATTGGGGTCATAGAGCTCACTAAGTTGCATGAAAGATGTGAAACCCCAATCGCTTTCCCTTGCATGAAATATATGTTCCGCATCTGCAAAATTGTAAATTTCCTCGGAATAAATCATAGAGAAATGGCTGAGATAAGAACAAATCTAACATGAATTGCTATGAAACCCCAATCGCTTTACTAAAATTATTAGAGAACACCAAATGCAGATAAACAGCTTAGGACTAACCATTGCATCAAACATTTGATTTCATAAATCGAGTAAAAGACAAAGCCAAGTCTATCAAATCTAGCATACATTTAAAAACAGATTTCTAGCCAATGACGCATTCTAATGAACCCAAGTAGGATCTACAATTCTGCTACTGTTTTACTGAATAATATCTGCATGCAACTAGCAATGATGACGAACTGTTGAAGCTACTAATACTGCAGTGTGAAATCTTCTCTGGATGTATCTCGGAAATCTGCTTGTATTAAACCGCCATAGCATAGTATATTTTCAATACCAAGTATCATGTAAAATTAACAtcataaacacaaacaaattattttagatataaCAGGTACCTTTTCTCACGCTGTATTTTGGATCAATATGATTTATCACAGACATGCTAAACTGGGCGCGAGTGTTCCACCCATAAGGCAAAGATAAAGCATCTGCCACGTCTAAATACATTGACAAACAGTCCACATTGTTCCCATTGGGAAAAATAAGCACACGCCTGTACCAACAGAAAGCATTGTCACAATTCACAAAATAAAACCAGATAACCTTACATAACTTATAAGCGGGTGAATTCAAGTCAAATACCAGTTGAAGCCACCACATGAAAAATGAGTAGAATAAACTTTGTCGTTCAGTCTAGAGAAGTTCCTAAGCTGCCATGAGAATCTATATGCATGAGGCCCATCATCAAGCTCTCGATTCTCCACTGTTCTAGTTCCATTTGTTTGCACTACTGCTCATATAAAACccaaaaatcaacaaaattcaAGATACAAAAAGCACTACAAGATTACATTAGTTCAACCTTTTCCAAAAAACTCAACTTCGAAATTCACAAAAGCACAAAATTCAATTAAACAGAAAGTCAAGAAAAAGAGACGAccgaaaccaaacaaaacaaaaccttCCATGGGAAGAGGACCTTCCAAAGGCTGAGGAACAGGATCAGCGTGTTCTGTACTCGGCACAAGCATCTCTTCATCATCATCCTGCTTCCGAAACAAAAACAGACATTATAttaaacacaatcaataaaccctaaccctagatCAAAATCTCAATCCCAGAATGATCAATTAAATTCCTCAAATTCAATTCATAAACCTCCGCACAAAACCATAAACCCTAGCTGATCACACAACCAATAACAAATTCACCAAAACAGCATATCCAATCACATAAACTGACGATCACTGAACGTATACATACAAACACATAGATACACACAGATTTCACAcactaaaacacacacacaggtAGCGAAATTAAGTAAAGAGGAGACGTACGTTCAACTGTTGAGGATTGATTATAGTCATGATTACAGCTAAATCGACGTCGTTTTGATAAATTGCTTCTCAGAAATTCACTTGACGAATTGTgaaaatatgtgtgtgtatccGTGCGTGACTGAGTGAGGAGAAGCACACTTTATAGTGTTGTGGCCACTTAAAGTTTGTATAAACGGGGTATATTTGGGATTAGGTTAAAAGACTTGGGTATTTCTGGAATCAGAATAAGGGGGAAGCGTTTTGTTTACGAGTGGGTGAGGAATATTTGGGAACTGACAAGTTATGTGTTGACACGTAGCTGACAGGGATTGTGTTGGATTACGTGGAGCGAGCGCTAGGCAGGTGACTGAACCTCCGCTGTGAGTGTAGCACAGGAAGTTCTTCCGCGTTACTCTTCGCGCTTAAGGCATATCAATTGTCTTTCCCCTTTTCCTCAAatcttattataaatatatataaaaataaaatgaaagagTATCTCACCCCCAATACGATGGAGAGAGTGAGAATTGAGATACTGAATGGCCTGTTTGTTTAACAGAAGCGGCTTCTGTTTCCTTTGATccgtgtaaagaagtagaagcacttttaaaaagttgagaatTTCTCTCTCAAAGCAtccacttcttttccaaacactttattaacttatttatttctcacttctagtCCACATattagtttaagcaagaagtcacttgtTTTAAGTTTGCCCAAACGCCGCAATGTTTGTATAATGAATTTGATGATAGTAATAGCGAACTCAAAATCAATAAAGAGATTtctaaaaaatccaaaaattcaTTGAACAATTGAATGCCCCGAAACCTTGTGTTAGTGGAAACAAAGCTAGTTAGAGAGAGGACTTGTATCCtgttggtcacaggttcgactctcGAAAGAGAGAGAAAGGGTGATTATGCTTCCTGGATCAGAACCTGTCGTttaagtgcggtttaccttggttcacgtaaTTTGCAGGCTATTACGTGAACTCGTGAGTTTACCCGGTGCGCACTCGACGTGTAGCGGTTGCCGGTAGGGGTAAAGATGAGGTGGGGAAAATGAAGAACTCACCCCAACCCGCCCC
This genomic window contains:
- the LOC108227420 gene encoding ubiquitin C-terminal hydrolase 12 isoform X4; protein product: MTIINPQQLNDDDEEMLVPSTEHADPVPQPLEVVQTNGTRTVENRELDDGPHAYRFSWQLRNFSRLNDKVYSTHFSCGGFNWRVLIFPNGNNVDCLSMYLDVADALSLPYGWNTRAQFSMSVINHIDPKYSVRKDAEHIFHARESDWGFTSFMQLSELYDPNKGFLLRDTCFIEADVAVRKVIDYRGYDSKKMTGYVGLKNQGATCYMNSLLQFLYHIPYFRKAVYHMPTTENEIPSGSIPLALQTLFFKLQYHDTSVGTKELTKSFGWETCDSLMQHDVQELNRVLSEKLEQKMKGTAVEGTIQKLFEGHHVNYIECINVDYKSLRKESFHDIQLDVKGCRDVYASFDKYVEVEHLGGDNKYHAENHGLQDAKRGVLFSNFPPVLQLQLKRFEYDFMRDTMVKINDRYEFPLELDLDIEDGKYLSPDADRSIRNLYTLHSVLVHSGGLHGGHYYAYIRPTLSEQWFKFDDERVTKENLDSALEEQYGGDEEFTPTNPGFNNAPFKFTKCSNAYMLVYIRESDKEKIICDVDEEEIAEHLRIKLKKEQEEKEYKRRYKAEAHLYTIVKVARDEDLLQQIGKDIHFDLVDFEKVRHFRIQKQIPFMKFKEEVAKEFGVPVQLQRYWIWAKRQNHTYRPNRCLTPREEAQMVGQLREISNKGNNAEMKLFLEVLPGPEQCPIPPPGGEKEDILVFFKLYDPKKEELRYVGNLFVNCAGKPIDILRNINELAGFDPDEEIDLYEEVKFEPCIMCERLDKGSSFRSSQIEDGDIICFQKHLQPHSMEEYRYSDVPSFLEYVKNRQIVHFRPLESPKDDNLCLELSKMNTYDDVVGSLALKLGLDDPSKIRLTPHNCISQQPKPHPIRYRAAENLLDMLAFRDQISDILYYEVLDIPLPELQSLKTLKVAFLRSPEEEVVVHNIRLPKKSTVGDLLDEIKTKVELSHPNAELRLLELLHHKIYKIFPLDETIDNINDQYWTLRAEEIPEEEKNFGPHERLIHVYHFITETAQNQLRIQNFGEPFFLVVHVADTLAEIKMRIQKKLSVSNEEFSKWKFASVLMGRPEYLMDTDIISSRFKRRDVYGAWEQYLGLEHADTTKRAFTTNQNRHAYAKPVKIYN
- the LOC108227420 gene encoding ubiquitin C-terminal hydrolase 13 isoform X2 — translated: MTIINPQQLNDDDEEMLVPSTEHADPVPQPLEGPLPMEVVQTNGTRTVENRELDDGPHAYRFSWQLRNFSRLNDKVYSTHFSCGGFNWRVLIFPNGNNVDCLSMYLDVADALSLPYGWNTRAQFSMSVINHIDPKYSVRKDAEHIFHARESDWGFTSFMQLSELYDPNKGFLLRDTCFIEADVAVRKVIDYRGYDSKKMTGYVGLKNQGATCYMNSLLQFLYHIPYFRKAVYHMPTTENEIPSGSIPLALQTLFFKLQYHDTSVGTKELTKSFGWETCDSLMQHDVQELNRVLSEKLEQKMKGTAVEGTIQKLFEGHHVNYIECINVDYKSLRKESFHDIQLDVKGCRDVYASFDKYVEVEHLGGDNKYHAENHGLQDAKRGVLFSNFPPVLQLQLKRFEYDFMRDTMVKINDRYEFPLELDLDIEDGKYLSPDADRSIRNLYTLHSVLVHSGGLHGGHYYAYIRPTLSEQWFKFDDERVTKENLDSALEEQYGGDEEFTPTNPGFNNAPFKFTKCSNAYMLVYIRESDKEKIICDVDEEEIAEHLRIKLKKEQEEKEYKRRYKAEAHLYTIVKVARDEDLLQQIGKDIHFDLVDFEKVRHFRIQKQIPFMKFKEEVAKEFGVPVQLQRYWIWAKRQNHTYRPNRCLTPREEAQMVGQLREISNKGNNAEMKLFLEVLPGPEQCPIPPPGGEKEDILVFFKLYDPKKEELRYVGNLFVNCAGKPIDILRNINELAGFDPDEEIDLYEEVKFEPCIMCERLDKGSSFRSSQIEDGDIICFQKHLQPHSMEEYRYSDVPSFLEYVKNRQIVHFRPLESPKDDNLCLELSKMNTYDDVVGSLALKLGLDDPSKIRLTPHNCISQQPKPHPIRYRAAENLLDMLAFRDQISDILYYEVLDIPLPELQSLKTLKVAFLRSPEEEVVVHNIRLPKKSTVGDLLDEIKTKVELSHPNAELRLLELLHHKIYKIFPLDETIDNINDQYWTLRAEEIPEEEKNFGPHERLIHVYHFITETAQNQLRIQNFGEPFFLVVHVADTLAEIKMRIQKKLSVSNEEFSKWKFASVLMGRPEYLMDTDIISSRFKRRDVYGAWEQYLGLEHADTTKRAFTTNQNRHAYAKPVKIYN
- the LOC108227420 gene encoding ubiquitin C-terminal hydrolase 12 isoform X3 gives rise to the protein MTIINPQQLNQDDDEEMLVPSTEHADPVPQPLEVVQTNGTRTVENRELDDGPHAYRFSWQLRNFSRLNDKVYSTHFSCGGFNWRVLIFPNGNNVDCLSMYLDVADALSLPYGWNTRAQFSMSVINHIDPKYSVRKDAEHIFHARESDWGFTSFMQLSELYDPNKGFLLRDTCFIEADVAVRKVIDYRGYDSKKMTGYVGLKNQGATCYMNSLLQFLYHIPYFRKAVYHMPTTENEIPSGSIPLALQTLFFKLQYHDTSVGTKELTKSFGWETCDSLMQHDVQELNRVLSEKLEQKMKGTAVEGTIQKLFEGHHVNYIECINVDYKSLRKESFHDIQLDVKGCRDVYASFDKYVEVEHLGGDNKYHAENHGLQDAKRGVLFSNFPPVLQLQLKRFEYDFMRDTMVKINDRYEFPLELDLDIEDGKYLSPDADRSIRNLYTLHSVLVHSGGLHGGHYYAYIRPTLSEQWFKFDDERVTKENLDSALEEQYGGDEEFTPTNPGFNNAPFKFTKCSNAYMLVYIRESDKEKIICDVDEEEIAEHLRIKLKKEQEEKEYKRRYKAEAHLYTIVKVARDEDLLQQIGKDIHFDLVDFEKVRHFRIQKQIPFMKFKEEVAKEFGVPVQLQRYWIWAKRQNHTYRPNRCLTPREEAQMVGQLREISNKGNNAEMKLFLEVLPGPEQCPIPPPGGEKEDILVFFKLYDPKKEELRYVGNLFVNCAGKPIDILRNINELAGFDPDEEIDLYEEVKFEPCIMCERLDKGSSFRSSQIEDGDIICFQKHLQPHSMEEYRYSDVPSFLEYVKNRQIVHFRPLESPKDDNLCLELSKMNTYDDVVGSLALKLGLDDPSKIRLTPHNCISQQPKPHPIRYRAAENLLDMLAFRDQISDILYYEVLDIPLPELQSLKTLKVAFLRSPEEEVVVHNIRLPKKSTVGDLLDEIKTKVELSHPNAELRLLELLHHKIYKIFPLDETIDNINDQYWTLRAEEIPEEEKNFGPHERLIHVYHFITETAQNQLRIQNFGEPFFLVVHVADTLAEIKMRIQKKLSVSNEEFSKWKFASVLMGRPEYLMDTDIISSRFKRRDVYGAWEQYLGLEHADTTKRAFTTNQNRHAYAKPVKIYN
- the LOC108227420 gene encoding ubiquitin C-terminal hydrolase 13 isoform X1; protein product: MTIINPQQLNQDDDEEMLVPSTEHADPVPQPLEGPLPMEVVQTNGTRTVENRELDDGPHAYRFSWQLRNFSRLNDKVYSTHFSCGGFNWRVLIFPNGNNVDCLSMYLDVADALSLPYGWNTRAQFSMSVINHIDPKYSVRKDAEHIFHARESDWGFTSFMQLSELYDPNKGFLLRDTCFIEADVAVRKVIDYRGYDSKKMTGYVGLKNQGATCYMNSLLQFLYHIPYFRKAVYHMPTTENEIPSGSIPLALQTLFFKLQYHDTSVGTKELTKSFGWETCDSLMQHDVQELNRVLSEKLEQKMKGTAVEGTIQKLFEGHHVNYIECINVDYKSLRKESFHDIQLDVKGCRDVYASFDKYVEVEHLGGDNKYHAENHGLQDAKRGVLFSNFPPVLQLQLKRFEYDFMRDTMVKINDRYEFPLELDLDIEDGKYLSPDADRSIRNLYTLHSVLVHSGGLHGGHYYAYIRPTLSEQWFKFDDERVTKENLDSALEEQYGGDEEFTPTNPGFNNAPFKFTKCSNAYMLVYIRESDKEKIICDVDEEEIAEHLRIKLKKEQEEKEYKRRYKAEAHLYTIVKVARDEDLLQQIGKDIHFDLVDFEKVRHFRIQKQIPFMKFKEEVAKEFGVPVQLQRYWIWAKRQNHTYRPNRCLTPREEAQMVGQLREISNKGNNAEMKLFLEVLPGPEQCPIPPPGGEKEDILVFFKLYDPKKEELRYVGNLFVNCAGKPIDILRNINELAGFDPDEEIDLYEEVKFEPCIMCERLDKGSSFRSSQIEDGDIICFQKHLQPHSMEEYRYSDVPSFLEYVKNRQIVHFRPLESPKDDNLCLELSKMNTYDDVVGSLALKLGLDDPSKIRLTPHNCISQQPKPHPIRYRAAENLLDMLAFRDQISDILYYEVLDIPLPELQSLKTLKVAFLRSPEEEVVVHNIRLPKKSTVGDLLDEIKTKVELSHPNAELRLLELLHHKIYKIFPLDETIDNINDQYWTLRAEEIPEEEKNFGPHERLIHVYHFITETAQNQLRIQNFGEPFFLVVHVADTLAEIKMRIQKKLSVSNEEFSKWKFASVLMGRPEYLMDTDIISSRFKRRDVYGAWEQYLGLEHADTTKRAFTTNQNRHAYAKPVKIYN